Proteins encoded together in one Nitrospirota bacterium window:
- a CDS encoding rubredoxin, which produces MTVGIEKIPGGFSVDGLELRNGKCGCTAVLPCCYSWSKVKKSAQGLIYVGKTAEPGAKELFTWGYTVRKGDFIVEVTMEDARDKKIFSGYYPPPLGEWTARGWEVVRKEGEREDFGMWRCSACKWLYKNRDHRTRFEDLPDDWRCPVCKVGKPSFEQVG; this is translated from the coding sequence ATGACGGTCGGCATTGAGAAGATCCCCGGCGGTTTCAGCGTGGACGGGCTGGAGCTCAGGAATGGGAAATGCGGATGCACCGCCGTGCTCCCCTGCTGTTACAGCTGGTCGAAGGTAAAAAAATCGGCGCAGGGTCTCATCTATGTGGGAAAGACCGCGGAACCCGGCGCCAAGGAACTCTTCACCTGGGGATACACCGTGCGGAAGGGCGACTTCATTGTCGAAGTGACCATGGAGGACGCCCGCGACAAGAAGATATTCTCGGGCTATTACCCCCCGCCGCTGGGCGAGTGGACCGCGCGGGGATGGGAGGTCGTCAGGAAGGAAGGCGAGCGCGAGGACTTCGGCATGTGGCGCTGCTCCGCCTGTAAATGGCTTTACAAGAACAGGGACCACCGGACGAGGTTCGAAGACCTTCCCGATGACTGGAGATGCCCGGTCTGCAAGGTGGGTAAACCGTCCTTCGAACAGGTCGGCTGA